A stretch of Miscanthus floridulus cultivar M001 chromosome 13, ASM1932011v1, whole genome shotgun sequence DNA encodes these proteins:
- the LOC136501298 gene encoding disease resistance protein Pik-2-like, with translation MDLAVGASEATIKSLLTKLGTLLAEEYTLVRGVRGDIQFIKDELASMQAFLSNLSHSKEGHDDQTDDWIQQIREVAYDIEDCVDDYTHSLDPDRRGDDLWSVIVRALYELRTCWPRRSIAAKIAELKERARDVGERRNRYGVPNPDPAKKKSSLGGYFAAEHQETTRRLVGINEPVGVNDMTKLQHWIMSERKDLGVLSIFGFGGVGKTTTAKALYRICGVKFKRRAMVTVSHGTDPDDVLKDILKKLKESSVHQQGQIHSTASTSTKKNQASPDPQGMGFYQKHCSRLSQVKLCARSEGEDGRASKEHEAIKKALKGQLEKDRYLLLIDDVWSSSTWQQIWNCLPKNFEGSRVILTTRFEAVAKTSLVDYQLFYKMKVLSSKDAKELFYKSLGGRQPGQKDQVPARVWEMCGGLPLPIVTMAGLVASKSLTEQHEWIEVCDSLFPRPQVCHKPEEFMRIVNYCYTALPGDLKTCSLYLCLFPKGRNIGRKRLIRRWIAVGFVSEKQGLSVEDVAETCFNQLVERKIIRPVEHSSDGKVKRCQVHDMVLEYIISKASDENFATVVGSQWFMPTRSNKVRRLALHSTDSKRAKEADRMNLSHVRSLTVFGSLDHLHLKSFKAGIVQVLDLEGCGGFNENRFSVSDICKMTLLKYLSLRGTDVKKLPSNIGDLKYLETLDVRETKVCVLPPSVGQLERIRNILGGDKGTRTALKVPREIKGTAKTLHVLSGIEIAEGTNNASELNHFTGLRKLAIYKLPISDQNVASKKKSDHMLKELISSIQYLSGYYLQSLIVDVESSEFLILLDAMDSPPVYLTALKLSGRLVKIPKWLPDLGKLVKLNLSATALHTDTLKLLSKLRTLFSLTFSVCAAKHDPDITAILVKNKSNYRGEIFVPAGGFLKLKLIRIFIPHLPSLNFSEGAMSALERLELRFKRLEGLHGMDKLESIHDVIMTVDGQVEGTTKLILDELKRAQGKYVLNVQE, from the exons ATGGATTTGGCGGTGGGCGCATCGGAGGCCACCATCAAGTCCCTCCTGACCAAGCTAGGCACCCTTCTCGCGGAGGAGTACACCCTGGTCCGGGGCGTCCGCGGCGACATCCAGTTTATCAAAGACGAGCTCGCCAGTATGCAGGCCTTCCTCAGCAACCTCAGCCACAGCAAGGAGGGCCACGACGACCAGACGGATGACTGGATACAGCAGATCCGCGAGGTCGCCTACGACATCGAGGACTGCGTCGACGACTACACCCACAGCCTCGACCCCGACCGCCGCGGCGACGACCTGTGGTCCGTCATCGTCAGGGCCCTGTACGAGCTACGGACATGCTGGCCGCGCCGTAGCATCGCAGCCAAGATTGCTGAACTCAAGGAGCGGGCGCGGGATGTGGGTGAACGGCGCAACAGGTATGGCGTCCCTAATCCAGATCCCGCCAAGAAGAAGAGTAGCCTGGGCGGATATTTTGCCGCTGAGCATCAGGAGACAACCCGTCGCCTCGTCGGCATCAATGAACCGGTCGGGGTGAATGACATGACGAAGCTTCAGCACTGGATCATGTCTGAAAGGAAGGACCTTGGCGTGCTATCCATCTTCGGCTTTGGGGGTGTGGGGAAAACCACCACGGCCAAGGCGCTCTACCGGATCTGCGGGGTCAAGTTTAAGCGCCGGGCAATGGTCACGGTGTCTCATGGCACGGATCCTGATGATGTCCTCAAGGACATACTGAAGAAACTCAAGGAGAGTAGCGTgcatcagcaaggccagatccATAGCACCGCAAGCACCTCTACGAAGAAGAATCAAGCATCACCAGATCCGCAAGGCATGGGCTTCTACCAAAAACATTGTAGCAGGTTGAGCCAAGTTAAGCTGTGTGCGCGTAGTGAAGGGGAAGATGGCAGAGCCTCCAAGGAGCACGAAGCCATAAAAAAGGCGCTGAAGGGACAGCTCGAGAAGGATAG GTATTTACTATTAATTGATGATGTCTGGTCTTCATCTACATGGCAGCAAATCTGGAActgcttgccaaaaaattttgagGGTAGCAGAGTTATATTGACCACACGATTCGAAGCTGTCGCGAAGACATCACTTGTTGACTATCAATTATTCTATAAAATGAAAGTTCTATCCAGCAAGGATGCCAAAGAATTGTTTTACAAAAGTTTGGGAGGCAGGCAACCAGGCCAGAAGGACCAAGTACCTGCCAGAGTCTGGGAGATGTGCGGTGGCCTGCCGTTGCCCATAGTTACCATGGCAGGTCTTGTGGCATCCAAGTCGCTTACTGAGCAACATGAATGGATTGAAGTCTGCGACTCCCTGTTTCCAAGACCACAAGTTTGCCATAAACCGGAGGAATTCATGAGGATAGTCAATTACTGCTACACTGCTTTGCCTGGTGATCTAAAGACTTGTTCTCTGTATCTGTGCCTATTCCCTAAGGGCCGCAATATTGGAAGGAAGCGGCTGATCAGGCGATGGATAGCGGTAGGCTTTGTCAGTGAGAAGCAGGGGCTGAGTGTGGAGGATGTTGCAGAGACATGCTTCAACCAACTCGTGGAGAGGAAGATAATACGGCCCGTAGAGCATAGCAGCGATGGGAAGGTAAAGAGATGTCAAGTCCATGACATGGTTCTCGAGtacatcatctccaaggcaagcGACGAGAATTTTGCCACTGTGGTTGGCAGCCAGTGGTTCATGCCAACACGAAGCAACAAGGTCCGCAGGCTGGCCCTCCACAGCACTGACTCCAAGCGTGCAAAGGAAGCAGATCGCATGAACTTATCTCATGTCCGATCACTCACGGTGTTTGGGAGCCTGGACCACCTGCATCTCAAATCATTCAAGGCTGGAATTGTGCAGGTACTGGACCTCGAAGGCTGTGGCGGATTCAATGAGAATCGTTTCAGTGTCTCGGACATATGTAAAATGACCCTACTCAAGTACCTCAGCCTCCGAGGAACAGATGTTAAGAAATTACCCTCCAACATTGGGGATCTCAAGTACTTGGAAACCCTGGATGTAAGAGAGACCAAAGTTTGTGTGCTGCCGCCATCTGTAGGTCAGCTGGAACGAATCAGAAACATACTTGGTGGAGACAAGGGAACAAGGACGGCCCTGAAGGTGCCCAGAGAGATCAAGGGGACAGCAAAGACCTTGCACGTGTTGTCAGGGATTGAGATTGCTGAGGGAACAAATAATGCATCTGAACTTAACCATTTTACTGGACTCAGGAAGCTGGCCATTTACAAGCTCCCAATCAGTGATCAGAATGTGGCCTCCAAAAAAAAGAGTGACCACATGTTGAAGGAATTAATCTCCTCCATCCAGTACCTCAGCGGCTATTATCTCCAAAGTCTCATCGTTGATGTCGAATCATCTGAGTTCCTTATTCTGCTGGACGCCATGGACTCCCCACCAGTATACCTGACAGCTCTTAAGCTATCTGGCAGGTTGGTCAAAATTCCAAAATGGCTCCCAGATCTCGGCAAGCTTGTTAAATTAAACCTTTCAGCAACAGCTCTACATACAGACACTCTGAAGCTCCTTAGCAAGTTGAGGACATTGTTTTCCCTCACCTTTTCAGTCTGTGCAGCAAAACATGATCCTGATATAACAGCCATTCTTGTGAAGAACAAGTCCAACTACCGGGGTGAGATCTTTGTGCCGGCTGGAGGGTTCCTTAAGCTAAAGCTGATTCGCATCTTCATTCCGCATCTGCCATCTCTCAATTTTTCAGAAGGGGCAATGTCAGCACTCGAAAGGCTTGAATTGCGTTTCAAAAGGTTGGAAGGTCTTCATGGCATGGACAAACTTGAAAGCATCCACGATGTCATCATGACCGTTGATGGCCAAGTAGAAGGGACTACCAAGTTGATACTAGATGAACTGAAAAGAGCACAAGGCAAATATGTCCTAAATGTTCAAGAATAG